ACTATTGTATTAATTCCTCTTTTTTCAGAATCTTCAATTATACTTTGGAATTTTTTAGGATGTAAGTCCTCAAAAGAATGGATTCTATATCCAAATTTTCCTAAAGTTTCATTTAATGATTTTATTCTTTCTGGGTCTGGTTTCTCATGGATTCTATAAACAGATGGAACTTCTAACCAGAATAATTTTTCAGCCACAGCTTCATTGGCAGCGATCATGAAATCTTCAATTATTCTTTCAGCCTCTCCTCTTTCTCTATGCTCTAAATATTTTACTTTTTTATTTTCATCTAAAACAACCTTAACCTCTGGTAGGTCAAAGTCAATACTTCCTCTATTATATTTAACCTCTCTTATGATTTTAGAAAGTTCAAACATAACCTTTACCATATCTTCAATATCTCTATATTTATCTAATACCTCTGTTTCCCCAGCTAACATTTTATTAACATTTGTATAAGTCATTCTATGTGCAGTTTTAATAATAGATTTATAAGTATCTGTACTAACTACTCTACCTTTATTATCTATTTCTAATTCACAAGTAAAAGTTAATTTATTTTCATTTGGATTTAAAGAACAAATTCCATTTGAAATCTCTCTAGGGAACATAGGTAACACTCTATCTACTAAATAAACTGAGTTCCCACGTTTTTGTGCTTCCTTATCTAAAGGTGAACCCTCTTGAATATAGTGGCTAACATCTGCTATGGAAACAATTAATCTATAGTTTCCATTTTCTAATTTTTCAACATAAACTGCGTCGTCTAAGTCCTTAGCATCTGCTCCATCTATGGTAATTATTGGTAAATCTCTTAAATCTTTTCTTCTTTTTATTTCATCTTCGCCTATGGCAACAGGTATTCTTCTAGCTTCAGCTTCTAATTCTGGAGCAAACTCTTCAGACATTCCCTCTCTTATAATAAGAGCCTTTATCATATTATCTGTATCATAAGGTGTTCCAATAGTTTCAACTATTTTCCCCTCTGGTTTTCTATCCTTATCTCCCCAGAAATCAACCTTAACTACAACTAATTCCCCATCGTTGGAATTTTTTAAGAATTTTTTAGGAATATATATATCCTTTCCAAAAGAGTGTGTTGGAGTTACAAATCCAAAGTTAGGAGTTTTTTGTAATATACCTATTACTGTATCCTTCTCTCTTTTTAAAACCTTTGCTACTTCTCCCTCTTTTTTCGAATCATCTTTTTTACCCTTAAGAATTTTTACTAAAACTATATCTCCATCTAGGGCTGTATTAAATCCACTTCTTGGAATAAATATTCCCTCAGTTGGTGTATCTACAAAGGCAAATTTTCCCTTTATTATTGAAAATTCTCCCTTGGCAAATCCAAAACTCTCAGGAGTATTGAATTTTCCCTTGCTATTTGTCATAAGTTCCCCTTCAGAAACCCATTTTTCAACCATAGCTCTATTTTCTTTTTTATATTTTGGAGACCACTCTAAAGCTTTAGTTATTTCATCTAAACTCATAGCCTTACTATTTTCTAATAGCTCCCTTAATTTTTTTAAATCTTTCTCTATATTTATCATTATTTCTCCTTTTTCTCCATCTCTATTAGCCAATTTCTCATTTCAACTGTATAGGGATGTATCCTAGCTCCTATTTCCAATAGATATTCTATTTTTTCAGAGCACTCAAATAAAATTCCTCCATTTAGATTCTCATAAACCCTATTTCTTATTTCTTCAACTCTTGGAAAA
The DNA window shown above is from Cetobacterium ceti and carries:
- the rnr gene encoding ribonuclease R, which produces MNIEKDLKKLRELLENSKAMSLDEITKALEWSPKYKKENRAMVEKWVSEGELMTNSKGKFNTPESFGFAKGEFSIIKGKFAFVDTPTEGIFIPRSGFNTALDGDIVLVKILKGKKDDSKKEGEVAKVLKREKDTVIGILQKTPNFGFVTPTHSFGKDIYIPKKFLKNSNDGELVVVKVDFWGDKDRKPEGKIVETIGTPYDTDNMIKALIIREGMSEEFAPELEAEARRIPVAIGEDEIKRRKDLRDLPIITIDGADAKDLDDAVYVEKLENGNYRLIVSIADVSHYIQEGSPLDKEAQKRGNSVYLVDRVLPMFPREISNGICSLNPNENKLTFTCELEIDNKGRVVSTDTYKSIIKTAHRMTYTNVNKMLAGETEVLDKYRDIEDMVKVMFELSKIIREVKYNRGSIDFDLPEVKVVLDENKKVKYLEHRERGEAERIIEDFMIAANEAVAEKLFWLEVPSVYRIHEKPDPERIKSLNETLGKFGYRIHSFEDLHPKKFQSIIEDSEKRGINTIVHKMILMSLKQAKYSMENCGHFGLSSSYYTHFTSPIRRYADLMVHRVLSMVLDKYPGKKEIGKLTKEIPETCDHISKTEREAMRAEDESIKIKVVEYMMDKIGEVYKATVTGFNNKKVFFETEEYVDCFWDVTASRDYYEFDEENFTMVNRDNGKVYNLGDKLDIMIVRADLNMLEVEAIPNELHDQYTGKR